A region of the Microcystis aeruginosa FD4 genome:
AAAGTATCATAGGTCCAATAGGCCGTAACCATGGCGGCAATCAGTGCAATTCCTGTGAATCCGTGCAGAATTCGCAGTAAAAGAGGTTGATAAGGTTGATTAGTTTTCATCGACTCGATCGATACAATAGGGTATATAAACTTGCCCAGATACTATGTTAACTAATCCTTGGCTCGTCGCTGTTCTTCTCAATACCGTCCTCCTCGGAATCGCTGCAATTGCCCCAAAAAAGCTCTTAACTCGGATGGGTTATCTCCATGCTTGGGTTTTAGGGGTAATTGTCTGGGGAAGCTTAGGATGGCGCGGTTATCTAATTGTTTTATTCTATTTCCTCGTCGGTTCTACTGTCACCCGCATCGGTTTAGCGCGCAAGGAAGCGGAGGGAATTGCCGAAAAAAGAGCGGGGGTACGCGGTCCTGAAAATGTCTGGGGTTCCGCTTTAGCGGGGGCAATTTGCGCTATCCTCAGTCTTTTTGCCGCTCCTCCCTGGGATTACCTCTTAATACTCGCTTATGTGGCTAGTTTTAGCACTAAATTAGCCGATACTACTGCCAGTGAGGTGGGTAAAGCTTACGGTAAAACTACCTATCTAATCACTAATTTTAAATCCGTCCCCCGGGGAACAGAAGGTGCTGTTAGTTTGGAAGGAACGCTCGCCGGTTTGCTGGCAGCCACGGCGATTTCCCTGTTAGCATGGGCTATCGGTGCGATCGATCTTATCGGTGTGTTATGGTGTGTAATTGCGGCATTTATCGCCACCAATATCGAAAGTCTCATCGGCGCTACCCTACAAACTCGCTTTCTGTGGTTAACTAATGAATTGGTCAATGTGATCAATACGGTTATCGGTGCGATCGTGGCTATACTGTTAAGCTTGCTCTGGTCTTTCCGCTAAAATTAAGTGACTAAAAAAATTTTTCAGAGAATATCTATGCTAAAGTGGCGTTTTTGTGCATTGTCCCTGTTTTTACTGCTAATTACTGCCTGTGGGACGGAAAATCAACCTAATTCTAGTTCTAACACCGCAAGTAGTCCCGATGCTGGCCGCTTGCAAACGGTGAAAAATCGCGGTAAGTTAATTTGTGGCATTAACGGAGAAGTGCCGGGGTTTAGCTTTGTTAATGAAAAAGGCGAATATTCGGGCTTAGATGTGCAAATTTGCCGAGCTATTGCGGCCGCTCTCTTTGATGATCCCTCCAAAGTCGAATATCGTAAACTTAGCCCCCAAGAGAGATTTACTGCCGTACAGACGGGAGAAGTGGATATTCTCAGTCGTAACACCACCTGGACGATTAACCGGGATACCGCCCTGGGGATGGAGTTTATCACCCCGGTTTTCTATGATGGTCAAGGAATTATGGCCACGAAAGCCAGTAATATTAAGAAATTAGAAGATTTAAGCGGAAAGTCCATTTGTGTGCTATCGGGAACCACCACGGAACAAAATCTGGCCGATGCCATGGCAAAAGCGGCAGTTCAAGGTTATAAACCGATCGTTTCCGATGATGTGGAGGCCTTATATACAGCTTATCAGGCGGGGCGCTGTCAGGCTGTCACCTCCGATCGCTCCCAATTGGTGGCCCGGCGCTCGGTTTTTCCCCGACCGCCGGATCATCAAGTATTAGAAGTGGTAATATCTAAGGAACCCTTGGCCCCGGCCGTGGCCGATGGTGATCCCGCTTGGTCGAATGCTGTCCGCTCGATCGTTTTTAGTTTAATTCAAGGGGAAGAATTTGGGATTAACTCCCAAAATATTGCCACTTTTGCCGATAGCAAAGACCCCAGTATTCGGCGCTTTTTGGGTATTGATGAGAAGTTAGGTGAAGATATGGGTTTACCCAATGATTTTGCCCAAAGAGTCTTAAAACAGGTGGGTAATTACGGGGAAATTTATGAGCGCGAAATCGGTAAACCCCTGCAACTCGATCGAGGTTTAAATAATCTTTGGACAAAGGGGGGTTTATTGTATTCTCCTCCTTTTCGTTAATTTTAAAATTGTGTTTCTTGACGGGGAATATAGACCCCTATGGCTGCTGGAATAACTCGAAACATGGCGGGAGTAGTGCTAGTAATTTCGCCATCGGTGTTGATACTATGGGGTTTACGAGTCTGAATTTGAATTTCTTTACCGTTAAGAGTTCTCACCCAAGATAATAAACCCTGTTGTCCTCGCGGTAATGTCCATAAAAGCGGGAAAATTTGCCACCAGTGTTCAATTTCTAGGCTATATAAATCTAATCTTTGATCGTCAATTTGGGCATCGTGAGCGATCGGCATTCCTCCCCCATAATAACGACCATTTCCGATCGCTATTTGTAGGGTTTTAACTTTGATATTTTGGCCATCAACACGGATCATAGCGGTAAAAGGACGGGTTTTACTTAATACCTGTAGGGCTGTCCAAGCATAGGCCAAAATCCCCAACCGTCGCTTTAAACCCTTGCTCAGTTTTTGGGTAATTTTCACACTTAATCCTAAACTAGCCACGTTGAAAAAGTATTTATTATTTACCCAACCTAGATCGATA
Encoded here:
- a CDS encoding lipid kinase produces the protein MTKRALLLINRHSRKGKENFAQTVDLLNHWDFEIISVPLKKVEDIPFLIEKYRSSIDLVIVGGGDGTLNAMADVLVETQLPLGIIPLGTANDLARTLGIPNSIAEACRIIAEGNLKYIDLGWVNNKYFFNVASLGLSVKITQKLSKGLKRRLGILAYAWTALQVLSKTRPFTAMIRVDGQNIKVKTLQIAIGNGRYYGGGMPIAHDAQIDDQRLDLYSLEIEHWWQIFPLLWTLPRGQQGLLSWVRTLNGKEIQIQTRKPHSINTDGEITSTTPAMFRVIPAAIGVYIPRQETQF
- a CDS encoding TIGR00297 family protein; this encodes MLTNPWLVAVLLNTVLLGIAAIAPKKLLTRMGYLHAWVLGVIVWGSLGWRGYLIVLFYFLVGSTVTRIGLARKEAEGIAEKRAGVRGPENVWGSALAGAICAILSLFAAPPWDYLLILAYVASFSTKLADTTASEVGKAYGKTTYLITNFKSVPRGTEGAVSLEGTLAGLLAATAISLLAWAIGAIDLIGVLWCVIAAFIATNIESLIGATLQTRFLWLTNELVNVINTVIGAIVAILLSLLWSFR
- a CDS encoding amino acid ABC transporter substrate-binding protein, translating into MLKWRFCALSLFLLLITACGTENQPNSSSNTASSPDAGRLQTVKNRGKLICGINGEVPGFSFVNEKGEYSGLDVQICRAIAAALFDDPSKVEYRKLSPQERFTAVQTGEVDILSRNTTWTINRDTALGMEFITPVFYDGQGIMATKASNIKKLEDLSGKSICVLSGTTTEQNLADAMAKAAVQGYKPIVSDDVEALYTAYQAGRCQAVTSDRSQLVARRSVFPRPPDHQVLEVVISKEPLAPAVADGDPAWSNAVRSIVFSLIQGEEFGINSQNIATFADSKDPSIRRFLGIDEKLGEDMGLPNDFAQRVLKQVGNYGEIYEREIGKPLQLDRGLNNLWTKGGLLYSPPFR